In one window of Solanum pennellii chromosome 2, SPENNV200 DNA:
- the LOC107009703 gene encoding ninja-family protein AFP3 isoform X2, with amino-acid sequence MAEAEENREKRCFSSMQMEVFSRDLLHKFMNGNNNKFHEIPNEEDELELSLGLSLNGRFGVDPERAKRLKRSSSISNFVFSGGDESNGRCSFSVGPIARTCSLPVEGEEECRKRKELQSLRRLEAKRKRMEKLRVVKDKVDLDEHPEENGGSNNGPVGNSLPLSQGSMASQGSGSSGISDFGSQPIQGPGDNSTGANTPTSIKPSEQEHEQKQVAKPPKITSEKPPTTCNGSASKEAKEMFKNYMLNMPCVSTTGNGPNAEFVKHAGGGDVANPLKQIVVNPSPLLR; translated from the exons ATGGCTGAAGCtgaagaaaatagagaaaagaGGTGTTTTTCTAGTATGCAGATGGAAGTTTTTTCAAGAGATCTGTTGCATAAATTTATGAATGGAAACAACAATAAATTTCATGAAATTCCTAATGAGGAAGATGAATTGGAGCTGAGTTTGGGTCTTTCATTGAATGGAAGATTTGGGGTAGACCCAGAAAGGGCTAAGAGACTAAAAcgctcttcttcaatttcaaactttgtGTTTTCCGGCGGGGATGAGAGTAATGGGCGTTGTTCATTCTCTGTTGGTCCGATTGCGAGGACGTGTTCTTTACCTGTTGAGGGTGAGGAGGAGTGCAGAAAAAGGAAGGAGTTGCAATCTCTGAGGCGTTTGGAGGctaaaagaaagagaatggAGAAATTACGAGTGGTGAAGGATAAGGTTGATTTAGACGAACATCCTGAAGAAAATGGTGGTAGTAATAATGGTCCAGTTGGAAATTCATTGCCTCTGTCACAAGGGTCTATGGCTTCTCAGGGAAGTGGTTCTTCAGGAATTTCTGATTTTGGGAGTCAACCCATTCAAG GGCCAGGTGACAACAGTACTGGGGCAAATACTCCGACTAGCATCAAGCCTTCAGAGCAAGAGCATGAACAGAAACAGGTCGCCAAACCACCTAAAATCACAAGCGAAAAACCGCCTACCACATGTAATGGAAGTGCCAGCAAGGAAGCGAAAGAAATGTTCAAAAACTACATGCTCAACATGCCCTGTGTTTCCACAACGGGCAATGGGCCAAATG CTGAGTTTGTGAAACATGCTGGTGGCGGTGATGTTGCAAATCCGTTGAAGCAAATTGTCGTCAATCCTTCACCTCTGTTGAGATGA
- the LOC107009703 gene encoding ninja-family protein AFP3 isoform X1, which translates to MAEAEENREKRCFSSMQMEVFSRDLLHKFMNGNNNKFHEIPNEEDELELSLGLSLNGRFGVDPERAKRLKRSSSISNFVFSGGDESNGRCSFSVGPIARTCSLPVEGEEECRKRKELQSLRRLEAKRKRMEKLRVVKDKVDLDEHPEENGGSNNGPVGNSLPLSQGSMASQGSGSSGISDFGSQPIQGPGDNSTGANTPTSIKPSEQEHEQKQVAKPPKITSEKPPTTCNGSASKEAKEMFKNYMLNMPCVSTTGNGPNGKKIEGFLYRYQKGEEVKIMCVCHGNFLSPAEFVKHAGGGDVANPLKQIVVNPSPLLR; encoded by the exons ATGGCTGAAGCtgaagaaaatagagaaaagaGGTGTTTTTCTAGTATGCAGATGGAAGTTTTTTCAAGAGATCTGTTGCATAAATTTATGAATGGAAACAACAATAAATTTCATGAAATTCCTAATGAGGAAGATGAATTGGAGCTGAGTTTGGGTCTTTCATTGAATGGAAGATTTGGGGTAGACCCAGAAAGGGCTAAGAGACTAAAAcgctcttcttcaatttcaaactttgtGTTTTCCGGCGGGGATGAGAGTAATGGGCGTTGTTCATTCTCTGTTGGTCCGATTGCGAGGACGTGTTCTTTACCTGTTGAGGGTGAGGAGGAGTGCAGAAAAAGGAAGGAGTTGCAATCTCTGAGGCGTTTGGAGGctaaaagaaagagaatggAGAAATTACGAGTGGTGAAGGATAAGGTTGATTTAGACGAACATCCTGAAGAAAATGGTGGTAGTAATAATGGTCCAGTTGGAAATTCATTGCCTCTGTCACAAGGGTCTATGGCTTCTCAGGGAAGTGGTTCTTCAGGAATTTCTGATTTTGGGAGTCAACCCATTCAAG GGCCAGGTGACAACAGTACTGGGGCAAATACTCCGACTAGCATCAAGCCTTCAGAGCAAGAGCATGAACAGAAACAGGTCGCCAAACCACCTAAAATCACAAGCGAAAAACCGCCTACCACATGTAATGGAAGTGCCAGCAAGGAAGCGAAAGAAATGTTCAAAAACTACATGCTCAACATGCCCTGTGTTTCCACAACGGGCAATGGGCCAAATGGTAAGAAGATTGAAGGATTTCTGTATAGATATCAGAAGGGAGAGGAAGTAAAAATAATGTGTGTTTGTCATGGTAACTTTCTCTCCCCAGCTGAGTTTGTGAAACATGCTGGTGGCGGTGATGTTGCAAATCCGTTGAAGCAAATTGTCGTCAATCCTTCACCTCTGTTGAGATGA